In Ureibacillus thermophilus, the genomic stretch CTACAATCGGGGTAGAAAGCATTGACGATTTATTTTCGGACATTCCAGAAGAGGTTCGTTTTAAAGGGCTTTACAATATTAAAGAGGCAATCTCTGAGTCTGCATTATTGAAAGAACTAAAAGCATTAGCAGATAAAAATACGAATACGGAAACGGCTGTTTCATTTTTAGGTGCAGGCGTCTACAATCACTATAAACCTGCCATCGTTGATCACGTCATTTCCCGTTCTGAATTTTACACAGCTTACACGCCTTACCAGCCGGAAATTTCACAAGGGGAATTGCAGGCAATTTTTGAATTCCAAACGATGATTGCCGAATTAACGGGCATGGATTTGGCAAACTCCTCTATGTATGATGGCGGAACGGCGCTCGCTGAAGCAGGGATGCTTGCCGCTGGTTCAACTCGACGCAAAAAACTTATCGTTTCTGAAGCGATTCATCCGGAATACCGTGAAGTGGTGAAAACATATGCTTACGGCCAATCCATTGAAGTAGTGGAAGCGCCAATCAAGGATGGAGCCACAGATATCGAAGCGCTTAAGTCCCTGCTTGATGAGCAAACAGCCGGGGTGATGGTACAGTATCCAAACTTCTTTGGTCAAATTGAAGATATTAAAAAAATCGGCGACCTTGCTCATGAAGCAAAAGCGTTATTCATCGTTTCAGCTAATCCGCTTGCATTAGGCATTTTAACGCCTCCTGGAAAACTTGGTGCGGATATTACCGTTGGAGATGTGCAGCCATTTGGGATTCCTGAAAATTTTGGTGGGCCGCACTGCGGATATTTTGCCACAACTTCCAAATTAATGCGGAAAGTTCCAGGGCGTCTTGTCGGTCAAACGGTAGACCAAGAAGGCCGTCGCGGCTTCGTGTTGACATTGCAGGCCCGCGAGCAGCATATTCGCCGTGAGAAAGCAACTTCCAACATTTGCTCCAACCAAGCATTGCTTGCCCTTGCTGCTTCTGTTGCAATGACGGCATTAGGCAAACGGGGCATTCAAGAAATGGCAACGCAAAATATTATGAAAACTCGTTATGCAAAAAATGCATTTGAACAAGCTGGCTTTACCGTTCCATTCCAAGGTTCTCACTTCAACGAAATCGTTGTGAAGGTCAATAAGCCAGTAAGTGAAATCAATCAAAAATTATTAGAAAAAGGCATTATTGGCGGCTACGATTTAGGCCGTGATTATCCGCAGTTAGAAAACCATGTGCTAATCGCTGTTACAGAATTGCGTACGAAAGAAGAAATCGACCAACTCGTACAGGAAATGGGGGCTTACAATGCATAACGAAAATCAACCGCTCATTTTTGAAATTTCGAAAGAAGGGCGCATCGGCTACAGTTTGCCAGAGTTGGATGTGCCAGAAGTGGAGCTTTCTGAACTGATTCCACAAGAATATATACGCGAAGAGCCAGCTGAACTTCCTGAAGTTTCAGAACTGGATATTATGCGTCACTATACAGCGCTTTCCCGCCGCAATCATGGGGTGGATTCCGGCTTTTATCCACTTGGCTCATGTACAATGAAATATAATCCAAAAGTAAATGAAGAAGTTGCCCGCTTCTCAGGATTTGCCAATATTCATCCTTTGCAAGATGAATCGACTATCCAAGGGGCAATGGAGTTAATGTATGAGCTGCAAACGGCTTTAAAAGAAATTACCGGTATGGATGAAGTCACATTGCAGCCTGCTGCCGGCGCCCATGGGGAATGGACAGCGTTAATGATGATTCGAGCATATCATGAAGCAAATGGAGAAGGACATCGAAATAAAGTCATTGTTCCTGACTCTGCCCATGGTACAAACCCTGCTAGTGCAGCAGTTGCAGGATTTGAAATCGTCACAGTGAAATCAGACGAAAATGGATTAGTTGACTTGGAAGATTTGCGCCGCGTCGTTGGAAAAGATACAGCGGCACTCATGCTTACAAATCCAAATACCCTTGGTTTATTTGAAGAACATATTGTCGAAATTGCTGAAATCGTCCATAGTGTTGGCGGGAAAGTGTATTATGACGGGGCAAACCTCAATGCCATTATGTCGAAAGTGCGTCCTGGCGATATGGGATTTGACTGCGTTCACTTAAACTTGCACAAAACTTTTACAGGTCCGCACGGTGGTGGAGGTCCCGGTTCTGGTCCAGTAGGGGTGAAAAAAGATTTAATTCCTTTCTTGCCAAAACCAGTGCTTGTGAAAAAAGAAGA encodes the following:
- the gcvPA gene encoding aminomethyl-transferring glycine dehydrogenase subunit GcvPA, which translates into the protein MKHRYLPMTEQDKQEMLATIGVESIDDLFSDIPEEVRFKGLYNIKEAISESALLKELKALADKNTNTETAVSFLGAGVYNHYKPAIVDHVISRSEFYTAYTPYQPEISQGELQAIFEFQTMIAELTGMDLANSSMYDGGTALAEAGMLAAGSTRRKKLIVSEAIHPEYREVVKTYAYGQSIEVVEAPIKDGATDIEALKSLLDEQTAGVMVQYPNFFGQIEDIKKIGDLAHEAKALFIVSANPLALGILTPPGKLGADITVGDVQPFGIPENFGGPHCGYFATTSKLMRKVPGRLVGQTVDQEGRRGFVLTLQAREQHIRREKATSNICSNQALLALAASVAMTALGKRGIQEMATQNIMKTRYAKNAFEQAGFTVPFQGSHFNEIVVKVNKPVSEINQKLLEKGIIGGYDLGRDYPQLENHVLIAVTELRTKEEIDQLVQEMGAYNA
- the gcvPB gene encoding aminomethyl-transferring glycine dehydrogenase subunit GcvPB; the protein is MHNENQPLIFEISKEGRIGYSLPELDVPEVELSELIPQEYIREEPAELPEVSELDIMRHYTALSRRNHGVDSGFYPLGSCTMKYNPKVNEEVARFSGFANIHPLQDESTIQGAMELMYELQTALKEITGMDEVTLQPAAGAHGEWTALMMIRAYHEANGEGHRNKVIVPDSAHGTNPASAAVAGFEIVTVKSDENGLVDLEDLRRVVGKDTAALMLTNPNTLGLFEEHIVEIAEIVHSVGGKVYYDGANLNAIMSKVRPGDMGFDCVHLNLHKTFTGPHGGGGPGSGPVGVKKDLIPFLPKPVLVKKEDGTFHFDYDRPQSIGRVKPFYGNFGINVRAYAYIRSMGPEGLKLVTEYAVLNANYMMRRLAPYFDLPYDRHCKHEFVLSGRRQKKLGVRTLDIAKRLLDFGYHPPTIYFPLIVEEGMMIEPTETESKETLDAFCDALIQIAKEAEENPSIVQEAPHTTVVSRLDETQAARHPILRYQKQ